Below is a genomic region from Flavobacteriales bacterium.
AAGGATGATGGCGAGAATGCCAGTTTCACCAAGTTGGCCAAGGCATCGTATCATCAGGCATTGCATCTGTTCCCTGCCAAGGAAAGCGATTGGACGGTTCCCGTGCTTTCGTGTTCATCCACGCTGGGAAATGGGCTGGATGAGATTCTCTCAACCACGGAAAGTTTCTTTGATCACGTTCGTGTGAACGGTTATTTGGAAGCCAATCGTGCGAAACAGAACGACTACTGGCTCAAACAGGCCATTTCGGAAGAACTGACCCATCGTTTTTTCAGCGACCCTGAAACGGCATCCAAACTGGAGAAATTGAACTCCGATGTGAAGGACGGAAAGGTCAGTCCGTTCGTGGCGGCAAGGGAACTGCTGAAGAGTTGGGGTTACAACAGTTAGCTACTCAGCGGATTTTTTGGAACGCAGACTCATCCTTGAAAAGGTCAGAATGAAGGATTCGCTTTAGTTCCCTTCTGGACGGCTTAATTCTAAATACAGTAGAGCCCACATCATCAATCTCATCTGAAACGACCAAGGTTTTGAGTTTCTCGAGATTGATAGAATCTCCTCGAAGTTTCTTGAGAGTCACTTTTCCTTGACCCTCTGATGAAAGAAGTGTAACTGTCCAAAAACCATTTTCCTCCTCGGCATTCAAAAAACTATATCCTTTGAAGTTTCTAAGGACTTGATCTTTCCCAATACGAAAGATGGTATCAATCAGACTACCCTCAATTCGGGCGGTGTCTCCATCTATTTTAACGTTCCATTTTAGCGCGCCTTGATTGCCCGAATCACTCAGCATCCCATCAGTGGTCTTGAACTCTCCAAGAGAATCAATCTGAAAATTGGCCGTGTTGTGTCGAAAATCCCATTGACGGATGATGAAGTCTTTTCCGACCGTCATTCGTGAACCATCATCAGTATTGATGTAGTCTCCGATCAAACGTCTTTTGAAATGCGTTTCATCTTTCGCATCTGTTGGTTGGGGTTCCTCAAAATTCACTTCTGAAACGCAGCCAGAGAGCATACTCGAAAACACAAGAAAACATAGGATGATTATCGAGAGTTGAAACTGCATTGGTTAAAGGTGTTGGGTTAGAGCAACTGACGCGCTTCCGCTTTCAACACATTGATCGCTCCTGAGGTCGGTGAAACTCCAGCCTTGCTTAAAATTTCAAACAGAACACTACTGAACTGAACACCCGTGGTATTTTCGCCAACGTTCTTGGCGGCAAGTTCAATAAGTTGATTCACAGCATTTTTACTCTCTATTACTTTGTTCCATGCTTCAGCCGAAACATACAGTTGCTGCGTAAGGTTATGCTCGAATTCCTCGCGGATAGTGCGCTGCAATTCGCGTTTGAAAACACCAGAGGTCATGGCAGGAAGATGAACGCGTGGAATCATTTGATTCGGTTCAATTCGCTCCAAGAAAAGCACCAAGCGTTCGTACGCTTGCAGGCGTGTAGGAATCATTTCGGATTTGGCACCGGCCTTTGCTTGGATGATGGTGATCTCGCGCTGTTCTTCCAAGAACTTCTTCAACAGGAAATAGGCGGTTGCGAATACAATTCCAGAAGGAACGGTGTATTTGAGGATTTCGATGATGGCGGAAAAGACTTCGTTCATGTGCTCAGTTTGAAGTTTACAAAGTTGATGGAGTTTACTGGACTTGCAACAAAAAAGTGGGCAGTAAGTTAAGATAGGCTGCCATCTTTCGGATTTGCAGTTAATTTGAACGTTCCGGTGATGCACGGACATTCTGCGGCTGCGTTCATGGATGCCGCGTATTCGCTCCGTGACCTCTCTGTTCCGTAACGATCTACTACAGGGTTGCTCGTAATAACTACTTCTGTTAACCTTCAGCACCCTGCGCATCTTCTTAATGGAGAATCTGTTCATGTTGTCCTGTAAGAATTGGAATATCTTCCATCGCTTTCGGAGAAGATGCGCACGGCCTTACTTTGGCACGTGTTTTTAAGATGTCACGTTCCGTGTGCACATCGGCAAGCTCCCTGAGAAGCCTTTCAAGTTCACTTTCCCCCTCGGTCATCTTCTTTCTGCCATGGCCCGGAAAGCTACCGCCCTACAGTACCGCGAACCCTGTGCGCCAGCGGTACAGCATCTCAGGGCGGATGTTCAGTTCATGCGCCAGTTCCTTGCTGTTCTCTCGATGGTTACTGTGATCCAAGGTGTGGAGATTGAACCCTCCGGTGAATTTCCCAATTGCCGTCATTTCTTTAAAGTTGTAAGATCTAACAGCCTATGACTTAACTTACGTTCGGGCAAGTGTAGCAGGTTCATGCTCTTGCGGCCCAAAGTCAAAAAAGAAAGCGTTAACTGGCGTATTACCTTAGTGCAAAACATTTGTCTCAGATATTCTTTGTCACCATGCGCTTTTTCTGCCTTCTTGCTCTGCCACTACTACTCCACTTCTCATCCTTTGGTCAGTACCGAACAGCACCTGAGAAGGAAGTAGACAACTACCAGAGAACCAAGGCCAGCGACATTCATGTGAAAGATGAAGTTTCGGAAACGGAATACTCGGATCGGGTGGATCCGTTCATTGGGACCGCGGAGCACGGCCACACGTTTCCAGGAGCTACCACGCCCTTCGGAATGGTGCAGATAAGCCCTGACAATGGCGTGAAGGGATGGGACTGGTATTCAGGGTATCATTGGTCTTCGTCCGAGATCGAGTTCTTCTCGCACAAGCATTTGAGCGGAACGGGAGGCCCAGACCTTGGCGATATTGCCATGATGCCATTCACAGGAAAGTACGAGAGAGAGTACTCGTTCAACCATGAGAATGAATACGCTCGACCCGGCTATTATGCCGTGCGGCTGGACAACGGTATTCTCTGCGAATTCACCGCTACGCCACGATGTGCCGTTCATCGCTACACGTTTCCTGAGGGAATGGAGAAAAACCTGAAGGTGAATTTGAACCACAGCGTATTCATCGACCTGAACAAGAGAACGTATTTCAAATGGATGTCAGACACCACGTTCGGTGGGTTGAAGAAAACGCTGGGATGGGCCTTGAGCCAACGCTGCTTCTTTGCGGCCAGAACATCCGAACCTTTTAAGAAACAATCGGGCGCGGGCAAGGCCACGTTGAAATTTGAGGGCGGTTCGCAAGTATTGGAAATCCGTGTGGGTCTGTCGACTGTGAGCGTTGAGAATGCTCAGAAAAACTTGGACGAGGAAGTTGCAAACAAGTCGTTTGATGAAGTAAGGGCCGAGGCCGAGCAACTGTGGGAAACAGAACTTTCGAAGATCGACATCGAGGCATCGCCTGAAACAAAAACCGTGTTTTACACAGGAATGTATCACCTGATGATCGCCCCGAGCCTCTTGTCAGATGTGAACGGAGAATTCCGCAATCCGAACGGAAAACTCGAAAAAGCGGAAGGTTATCATCGTTATTCCACCTTCTCGCTATGGGATACGTATCGCGCAGCGCACAGCCTTTTCATTCTGCTCAAACCCGATGTGGTGGATGATTTCGTCAGGTCGATGCTCTCACATTACGATTACCGTGGGAAGTTGCCCATTTGGGAACTGGAGGCCAATGAAACGTATTGCATGATCGGAAATCATTCTATTCCTGTGATCTCGGAAGCATGGCGAAAAGGAATCAGGAATTTTGATGAGAAAAAGGCGCTGACCGCATGCATTACAACGGCCGATCAGCACACACGCGGACTGAAGCACTACATGAAAAAAGGCTACGTGAATTATGGCGAGGACGAATCGGTTTCAAAAACCTTGGAATACGCCTACAACGATTGGGCGGTGGCCAAATTTGCCGAATCGCTGGGAAACACGGATGTGGCCAGCCGCTATTTGGCGAGAGCGGACAACTACAAGAATCTGTTTGACACATCAACAGGTCTGATGAGGCCGAAGGACAGGAATGGGAAATGGCTGAAGAATTTCGACCAATTCTCGCACAAAAAAGGACTTAAACGCCATTACACCGAAGGAAATGCCTGGCAATATTCGTGGTCGGTTCAGCACGACCCAGAAGGGCTGGTTGCGCTTTATGGAAGTCCGAAAGCATTTGAAACCCAATTGGATAAATTGTTCGTGATCGATCACGACCTTCCAAGCACGGCCAAACTGCTGGACGTGACGGGTCTTATCGGCCAGTATGCGCATGGAAACGAGCCATCGCACCACACGGTTTACCTCTACAATTATTCAGAACACCCATGGAAAGGACAGGAAATGCTGAGGCGCATTTGCCGAGAATTCTACACCGAAAAACCTGACGGCCTCTGCGGAAACGAGGACTGCGGACAGATGTCTGCCTGGTACATTTTCAGCGCACTCGGTTTTTATCCGCTCGACCCCGTTGGCGGCCAATACGAACTGGGTTCTCCGTTGGTGGATAAGGCGGTGATGAAACTGGCGAATGGAAAGACGTTTACGGTTCTGGCAGAGAATCAATCTCCCGAGAATGTCTATGTACAAAAAGTGGAATGGAATGGACAGCCGATCGATCTGAAAATTTCACACGAACAGATGATGGAAGGCGGTGAGCTGAAGTTCACAATGGGTTCTGAACCGAAAAAATGATGCCCAAATCAGGCGGCCACCGATGGTCGCTTGAACCGAATCCCGTAGAAAAGGATGTAGCCGTAGCAGACCGTCAGAAGTAACATGGCCAGTTTGAAACCCACCGCATCGGTGAAATAACCGTACAGCGGTGGAATGACCGCGCCACCGACAATGGCCGTGCATAGAATGCCCGAACCCTGCGGTTTCAGTTCGTTCAGTTCTTCTATCGCCAGCGTGAAAATGGTCGGGAACATGATGGAATTGAACAGCCCCACACACAGAATGCTGACCATTGCCACCACTCCGCTGGTTGTCATGGAGATTGCCAGCAATGATACCGCACCGATGGCAAATGCGGCCAACACCAGACCTGGACGGAGAATACGCGTAAGAATGGCCCCTATAAAACGTCCGACCATCGCTCCACCCCAGTAGAACATCACAAACGCCCCTACCACGGCTTTGGCATCCACAACGGTCAGATCAGCGTGCAGAATGGAAGAAGCGACCCGTGAAAGAAATCCGTTGCGTTTGATGACCTCTGGCATGTTCATGTCCAGAAAATAGTTGACGAGATAGCTGCCGATGGCCACTTCGGCACCCACATACACGAAAATACCGATGGCTCCGAGCAGCAACCGTTTGTTCTTCAACGCTTCGCGATAACTTCCCGCATGTTCCGTATCAAGCACCTTGGGAAGTTTGGCAACGGCCACCAGCCCAGCCAACAGCAGCAGCGCGCAGGCCAATACCACGAACGGTCCCTGCACAGCAGAGGCTTCCGAGGCGTAATACTTCAGTTTTTCGGCTTCACTGAGCGCAGCAATTTCGGCCCCGCCAAGAATATTGTCGCTAAGGATGAACATGGCCCCGACAACGGGTGCCAAGGTGGTTCCCACCGAGTTGAAGGCCTGCGAAAGATTCAGTCGGCTGGAAGCATTGCGCGGGTCACCAAGTACCGAAACGTATGGATTGGCCGCCACCTGCAAAAGGGTCATTCCGCCCGCAAGCACAAAATAGCCGACCATGAACAGTTCAAACACGCGAAGCTGTGCAGCAGGCCAGAACAGCAGGCACCCGATTCCCATGGTGGCCAAACCGAGCAACATCCCGCGCTTGTAACCAATGCGTGCCAGCACAAATCCTGAAGGGATGGAAAGTAGTCCGTATGCCATGAAGAA
It encodes:
- a CDS encoding glycoside hydrolase family 92 protein, with the protein product MRFFCLLALPLLLHFSSFGQYRTAPEKEVDNYQRTKASDIHVKDEVSETEYSDRVDPFIGTAEHGHTFPGATTPFGMVQISPDNGVKGWDWYSGYHWSSSEIEFFSHKHLSGTGGPDLGDIAMMPFTGKYEREYSFNHENEYARPGYYAVRLDNGILCEFTATPRCAVHRYTFPEGMEKNLKVNLNHSVFIDLNKRTYFKWMSDTTFGGLKKTLGWALSQRCFFAARTSEPFKKQSGAGKATLKFEGGSQVLEIRVGLSTVSVENAQKNLDEEVANKSFDEVRAEAEQLWETELSKIDIEASPETKTVFYTGMYHLMIAPSLLSDVNGEFRNPNGKLEKAEGYHRYSTFSLWDTYRAAHSLFILLKPDVVDDFVRSMLSHYDYRGKLPIWELEANETYCMIGNHSIPVISEAWRKGIRNFDEKKALTACITTADQHTRGLKHYMKKGYVNYGEDESVSKTLEYAYNDWAVAKFAESLGNTDVASRYLARADNYKNLFDTSTGLMRPKDRNGKWLKNFDQFSHKKGLKRHYTEGNAWQYSWSVQHDPEGLVALYGSPKAFETQLDKLFVIDHDLPSTAKLLDVTGLIGQYAHGNEPSHHTVYLYNYSEHPWKGQEMLRRICREFYTEKPDGLCGNEDCGQMSAWYIFSALGFYPLDPVGGQYELGSPLVDKAVMKLANGKTFTVLAENQSPENVYVQKVEWNGQPIDLKISHEQMMEGGELKFTMGSEPKK
- the gluP gene encoding glucose/galactose MFS transporter, coding for MQNPTRPNYSRSFAVVTSLFFMWGFITVLVDSLIPRLREIFELSYFQAGLVQFAFFMAYGLLSIPSGFVLARIGYKRGMLLGLATMGIGCLLFWPAAQLRVFELFMVGYFVLAGGMTLLQVAANPYVSVLGDPRNASSRLNLSQAFNSVGTTLAPVVGAMFILSDNILGGAEIAALSEAEKLKYYASEASAVQGPFVVLACALLLLAGLVAVAKLPKVLDTEHAGSYREALKNKRLLLGAIGIFVYVGAEVAIGSYLVNYFLDMNMPEVIKRNGFLSRVASSILHADLTVVDAKAVVGAFVMFYWGGAMVGRFIGAILTRILRPGLVLAAFAIGAVSLLAISMTTSGVVAMVSILCVGLFNSIMFPTIFTLAIEELNELKPQGSGILCTAIVGGAVIPPLYGYFTDAVGFKLAMLLLTVCYGYILFYGIRFKRPSVAA